The Campylobacter concisus genome has a window encoding:
- a CDS encoding nicotinate phosphoribosyltransferase: MSEEKMLEMINATADVIFMAILRGRVSLEACKKDKEFIDALREELLSKNPNKLKVAQDSHQMIAIFEKYRNKK; this comes from the coding sequence ATGAGCGAAGAAAAGATGCTTGAGATGATAAACGCGACTGCCGATGTTATTTTTATGGCTATACTTAGAGGACGTGTGAGCCTTGAAGCCTGCAAAAAGGACAAGGAATTCATCGACGCTTTAAGAGAAGAGCTGCTTAGCAAAAACCCAAACAAGCTCAAAGTCGCGCAAGATTCGCACCAGATGATCGCCATTTTTGAAAAATACCGCAATAAAAAATAA
- a CDS encoding molybdopterin-dependent oxidoreductase, protein MKRRDFLKLGALSAASLQAKELDGAAQALFDKQSGLSANKFGPFYVKTIAGRVVETEPFEGDACPNELNNALLDHIQNESRVKYPFVRKSFLADSNNPKPELRGKEEFVRVSWDEAIKLSAKILKENFDKYGAEAIYGQVYQWGSLGKVGHSQKTAKRLLNVLGGYVNELGGYSYGAATVILPHITGFIDPTLAPTKWEAILKNAKTIVFWGTNPVVSNKIAIGVPLHNSYKYYDEIRKKGENGEMKIYSVDVYHNESARYFGAKYLEVVPCTDTAMMIGMCNYLFEKGLYSKEFIEKYTVGFDKFKEYMLGTKDGVNKNLAWASKICGVSEQELAKFSEDLAKNDSVIVSGYAIQRQDHGEMAYWALVTLNAMLGHIGKEGCGFVTNDGMHKNADESYIAPKLAAFETKVPQKFIDSGLVPKTKGYELPNSRLIDALLSPGKEITRNGKSYKLPKIRVMFNANGSTFTRHPETNRAIKAMQKVSAIITCEPFWTSTAKFSDIVLPAALECERTDIEMANSTNEYLFAIKPLVAPFGESKSDFEIARLIAKEWGREEAFSEGKSELEWVKEIYEDAVKKAAGLGYESMPSFDEFWQKGYFRFDKVDEKKRYFTNYKKFRDDPAANPLKTPSGKIEIYSETVAGFGYDDCPPHATWLEPFEWLGAKNKKYPIAISGAHSKFRLHSQLNNSVLRHFNEIAEREPVLINPKTAEARGIKMGDVVKIYNDRGEILCGAFVTEDVPQNVVIVSEGAWYDPDVPGEKSLCLHGNLNVLTKDVPSSKMSQSNTAHTSLVEVEKFKGTPKRVRAFDAPKIGARKA, encoded by the coding sequence ATGAAAAGACGAGACTTTTTAAAGCTTGGTGCCTTAAGTGCAGCAAGCCTTCAAGCAAAAGAGCTTGACGGAGCAGCTCAGGCGCTCTTTGACAAGCAAAGCGGACTAAGTGCAAACAAATTTGGCCCATTTTATGTAAAAACTATCGCAGGCCGCGTGGTTGAGACTGAGCCATTTGAGGGCGATGCGTGCCCAAATGAGCTAAACAACGCACTTCTTGATCATATCCAAAATGAAAGCCGTGTAAAATATCCATTTGTTAGAAAGAGCTTTTTGGCTGACTCAAACAACCCAAAGCCAGAGCTTCGTGGCAAAGAGGAATTTGTGCGCGTTAGCTGGGACGAAGCGATAAAACTAAGTGCGAAAATTTTAAAAGAAAATTTTGATAAATACGGCGCTGAAGCGATATACGGACAGGTTTATCAGTGGGGTAGCCTTGGTAAAGTTGGCCACAGCCAAAAGACCGCAAAGAGGCTACTTAACGTGCTTGGCGGATATGTAAATGAGCTTGGTGGCTACTCATACGGCGCAGCGACTGTCATCTTGCCGCACATCACAGGCTTTATCGATCCAACGCTCGCGCCAACAAAGTGGGAGGCTATCTTAAAAAATGCCAAAACGATCGTATTTTGGGGCACAAACCCAGTCGTTTCAAACAAGATCGCCATTGGTGTGCCGCTTCACAACTCATATAAATACTACGATGAGATCAGAAAAAAAGGCGAGAACGGCGAGATGAAAATTTATAGCGTCGATGTTTATCACAACGAAAGCGCAAGATATTTTGGCGCAAAGTACCTTGAAGTCGTGCCTTGCACCGATACGGCGATGATGATAGGTATGTGCAACTACCTTTTTGAAAAGGGGCTTTATAGCAAAGAATTTATAGAAAAATACACCGTTGGCTTTGATAAATTTAAAGAGTATATGCTTGGCACAAAAGATGGGGTCAATAAAAACCTAGCTTGGGCAAGCAAAATTTGTGGCGTGAGCGAGCAAGAGCTGGCGAAATTTAGCGAGGATCTAGCTAAAAACGACTCAGTCATAGTTAGTGGCTACGCCATCCAAAGGCAAGATCACGGCGAGATGGCGTACTGGGCGCTCGTGACGCTAAATGCGATGCTTGGACACATCGGCAAAGAGGGTTGTGGCTTTGTCACAAATGACGGCATGCACAAAAACGCTGACGAGAGCTATATAGCGCCTAAACTAGCGGCTTTTGAGACGAAGGTGCCACAAAAATTCATTGATAGTGGCCTTGTGCCAAAGACTAAGGGCTATGAGCTGCCAAACTCAAGGCTCATAGACGCACTTTTAAGTCCTGGCAAAGAGATAACTAGAAATGGCAAAAGCTACAAGCTACCAAAGATCAGAGTGATGTTTAACGCCAACGGCTCGACATTTACAAGGCATCCAGAGACTAATAGAGCGATAAAAGCTATGCAAAAAGTTAGTGCGATCATCACTTGCGAGCCATTTTGGACGAGCACGGCTAAATTTAGCGACATCGTCCTGCCAGCTGCGCTTGAGTGCGAGCGAACGGACATCGAGATGGCAAACTCAACTAACGAGTATCTCTTTGCCATTAAGCCGCTTGTCGCGCCATTTGGTGAGAGTAAAAGTGACTTCGAGATCGCAAGGCTGATCGCAAAAGAGTGGGGCAGAGAAGAGGCATTTAGCGAGGGCAAAAGCGAGCTAGAGTGGGTCAAAGAAATTTACGAAGATGCCGTTAAAAAGGCTGCTGGGCTTGGGTATGAGAGCATGCCAAGCTTTGATGAGTTTTGGCAGAAGGGTTATTTTAGATTTGACAAGGTCGATGAGAAAAAACGCTACTTTACAAACTACAAGAAATTCCGTGATGATCCAGCGGCAAATCCGCTAAAAACACCATCTGGCAAGATAGAAATTTACTCTGAAACGGTCGCTGGCTTTGGCTACGATGACTGCCCACCGCATGCGACGTGGCTTGAGCCATTTGAATGGCTGGGCGCAAAAAATAAAAAATACCCTATCGCCATCAGCGGTGCGCACTCTAAATTTAGACTTCACTCGCAGCTAAACAACTCTGTGCTTCGCCATTTTAACGAGATCGCAGAGCGTGAGCCAGTGCTCATAAACCCAAAAACAGCCGAGGCTAGAGGGATAAAAATGGGCGACGTAGTGAAAATTTACAACGACAGGGGCGAAATTTTGTGCGGTGCATTTGTGACCGAGGACGTGCCGCAAAACGTTGTCATTGTGAGCGAGGGTGCTTGGTACGACCCAGATGTGCCAGGTGAGAAGAGCCTTTGCTTGCACGGAAATTTAAACGTGCTCACAAAAGACGTGCCATCAAGCAAGATGAGCCAGAGCAACACTGCCCACACGAGCCTTGTCGAGGTCGAGAAATTTAAGGGCACGCCAAAGCGTGTCAGGGCGTTTGACGCACCAAAGATCGGCGCAAGAAAGGCCTAA
- a CDS encoding D-TA family PLP-dependent enzyme produces MKIAEIDTPALLIDREIVLKNLEKMQKYADKFNVSLRPHTKTHKMPYFAKLQVECGAKGVTVAKVGEAEVMAKEGLSDIFIANEIVTKQKFARIIALVRSGVKVSFGVDSVGVLRLIDEVFGEAGEIARLLVEIEVGENRSGVIEEGDFRALMSAFKGCKNVEFCGVFSHDGHSYKAKDKHECEQIFKVATARTLKFADIAREFGYENFTVSIGSTPSLINDFEIPKGVTELRPGTYIFMDASQANAYGSFDMNAASVLSVVISRPTATRTILDAGAKALTKERRSEGFCTTPGMGLIAEHEVWIDSLFDEHAIILNEKFAKSVRVGDLVRIYPNHICPVVNLYDYAYLVSGDEVCEKVPVLARGRVE; encoded by the coding sequence ATGAAAATCGCTGAAATAGACACCCCAGCGCTACTCATAGACAGGGAGATAGTGCTAAAAAACTTAGAAAAAATGCAAAAATACGCTGATAAATTTAACGTAAGCTTAAGACCACATACCAAAACGCACAAGATGCCGTATTTTGCAAAACTGCAAGTAGAGTGTGGCGCAAAGGGCGTCACGGTGGCAAAAGTGGGCGAGGCTGAGGTGATGGCAAAAGAGGGGCTAAGCGACATTTTCATCGCAAATGAGATTGTCACAAAGCAGAAATTTGCTCGCATCATAGCCCTTGTAAGATCTGGCGTAAAAGTGAGCTTTGGCGTCGATAGCGTGGGCGTTTTAAGGCTCATTGACGAGGTATTTGGCGAGGCTGGCGAGATAGCTAGGCTGCTTGTCGAGATAGAGGTTGGCGAAAACCGCTCGGGTGTCATTGAAGAGGGCGATTTTAGAGCTTTGATGAGCGCTTTTAAAGGGTGCAAAAACGTGGAATTTTGCGGCGTTTTCTCACATGATGGCCACTCGTACAAGGCAAAAGATAAGCATGAGTGCGAGCAAATTTTTAAAGTAGCGACTGCAAGAACGCTAAAATTTGCTGATATCGCGCGTGAGTTTGGGTATGAAAATTTTACCGTTAGCATCGGCTCTACGCCGTCGCTGATAAACGACTTTGAGATACCAAAAGGCGTTACGGAGCTTCGCCCTGGCACATATATATTTATGGATGCGTCGCAGGCAAATGCTTATGGCAGCTTTGATATGAACGCTGCTAGCGTGCTTAGCGTCGTGATCTCAAGGCCGACTGCGACCCGCACGATCCTTGATGCTGGGGCAAAGGCGCTAACCAAAGAGAGACGCAGCGAGGGCTTTTGCACGACGCCTGGCATGGGGCTCATCGCGGAGCATGAAGTGTGGATAGATAGTCTATTTGACGAGCATGCGATCATCTTAAACGAGAAATTTGCAAAAAGTGTACGCGTGGGCGATCTTGTTCGCATCTATCCAAATCACATCTGCCCAGTGGTAAATTTGTATGACTACGCCTATCTTGTAAGCGGCGATGAGGTCTGCGAAAAAGTGCCAGTTTTAGCAAGAGGCAGGGTGGAGTAG
- a CDS encoding phosphatidate cytidylyltransferase, with the protein MSSRIITGVLMFVAILVVFFIDNYILNFILLGAVLYFAFNESLKLYGIDHKQLVYAALAFYVLTYFTNPIFIAILAIMLVASILAHIKSENLKLVAPFVYPTTPIFMMWMLYSEYGMGYLAWLILSVVASDSGAFFVGKAFGKHPFSPSSPNKTIEGAVGGVIVGTIVGCVVGNFVTDGFFQILFSSFLVCVFAVWGDLFESYLKRLCGVKDSGALFPGHGGMLDRIDGYLFGVVALLWSLSW; encoded by the coding sequence ATGTCCTCACGCATTATCACTGGCGTTTTGATGTTTGTTGCTATTTTGGTAGTTTTTTTTATAGATAATTATATTTTAAATTTTATTTTGCTTGGCGCTGTGCTTTACTTTGCCTTTAATGAGTCGCTCAAGCTTTACGGCATCGATCACAAACAGCTAGTTTATGCAGCACTCGCATTTTACGTGCTTACATATTTTACAAATCCGATCTTCATCGCGATCCTAGCTATCATGCTGGTAGCATCTATCCTTGCACACATAAAAAGCGAAAATTTAAAGCTAGTCGCCCCTTTTGTCTATCCGACAACTCCTATATTTATGATGTGGATGCTTTATTCAGAGTATGGCATGGGCTATCTTGCATGGCTTATCTTAAGCGTCGTTGCAAGCGATAGTGGCGCATTTTTCGTTGGCAAAGCCTTTGGCAAGCATCCGTTTAGCCCAAGCTCACCAAACAAAACCATAGAAGGCGCAGTTGGCGGCGTGATAGTGGGCACTATAGTTGGCTGCGTAGTTGGAAATTTCGTAACAGATGGATTTTTTCAAATTCTATTTTCAAGCTTTTTAGTCTGCGTCTTTGCGGTCTGGGGAGATCTCTTTGAGAGCTACTTAAAAAGACTTTGCGGTGTCAAAGACAGTGGCGCGCTTTTCCCAGGTCACGGCGGCATGCTTGATAGGATAGATGGCTATTTATTTGGCGTTGTTGCGCTACTTTGGTCGCTATCGTGGTAA
- a CDS encoding putative quinol monooxygenase, producing MVGFYVNVKLKAGCEAKFEEILKEIVPASRKDKGCISYECGVVAGSKSEYCFMESWENLESQKEHMKSAHMVKNAAALEACKESQEVKIINFVSVKE from the coding sequence ATGGTAGGATTTTATGTAAATGTAAAGTTAAAAGCTGGATGCGAGGCGAAATTTGAAGAAATTTTAAAAGAGATCGTGCCAGCTTCAAGAAAAGACAAAGGCTGCATAAGCTACGAGTGTGGCGTGGTTGCGGGCTCTAAAAGCGAATACTGCTTTATGGAGAGCTGGGAAAATTTAGAGAGCCAAAAAGAGCATATGAAGAGCGCTCACATGGTGAAAAATGCGGCTGCGCTGGAGGCTTGCAAAGAGAGCCAAGAGGTGAAAATAATAAATTTTGTAAGTGTAAAGGAATAA
- the dxr gene encoding 1-deoxy-D-xylulose-5-phosphate reductoisomerase, with amino-acid sequence MVAIVVILGSTGSIGKNALNLCEKFNVEVEALSCAKNVDLLNEQILKFRPKFVCVGDEKLAKNVKNVEAKNVFFGEVGLLEMLEISSSKKVINALVGFAGLAPSLKTQALGKKLALANKESLVVGGKFLKTREILPIDSEHFGLKFLLENKTTTSKLIITASGGAFYKKPIKFLKDATPSDALKHPNWDMGAKITIDSATMTNKLFEVMEAYWLYGIKDIEAVIEPTSAIHAVVEFVDGSSTMHLSRADMKLAIAHAIFEKVEQNIVSHANLLDLKNIKFHKISLKKYPVFSLKDEVLANPDLGVVINAANEVGVFSFLEKKCSFLDISRLILGLAKKFKSLKISSVDEIYEVDKEVREYAKRMLNAKV; translated from the coding sequence TTGGTCGCTATCGTGGTAATACTTGGCTCAACTGGCTCGATCGGCAAAAATGCTCTTAATCTTTGCGAAAAATTTAATGTAGAGGTTGAGGCGCTAAGCTGCGCTAAAAATGTTGATCTTCTAAACGAGCAAATTTTAAAATTTAGGCCAAAATTTGTCTGCGTGGGCGATGAAAAGCTGGCTAAAAATGTAAAAAATGTTGAAGCTAAAAACGTCTTTTTTGGTGAAGTTGGACTGCTAGAAATGCTTGAAATTTCAAGCTCAAAAAAGGTGATAAACGCCCTTGTTGGCTTTGCTGGACTTGCTCCTAGTCTAAAGACGCAAGCACTTGGTAAAAAGCTGGCACTTGCAAACAAAGAGAGCCTTGTAGTTGGCGGCAAATTTTTAAAAACAAGAGAAATTTTGCCAATTGACAGCGAGCATTTTGGGCTTAAATTTCTACTAGAAAACAAAACTACCACAAGCAAGCTTATCATCACAGCAAGTGGCGGGGCATTTTATAAAAAGCCGATCAAATTTCTAAAAGATGCCACGCCAAGCGACGCGCTAAAACACCCAAACTGGGATATGGGCGCAAAGATAACAATTGATAGCGCGACGATGACAAACAAGCTTTTTGAGGTGATGGAGGCCTACTGGCTTTACGGCATAAAAGATATCGAGGCCGTGATAGAGCCAACCTCAGCCATCCACGCCGTAGTCGAGTTCGTAGACGGCTCAAGCACAATGCATCTCTCGCGAGCAGATATGAAGCTAGCTATCGCGCATGCTATCTTTGAAAAAGTTGAGCAAAATATCGTCTCGCACGCAAATTTACTTGATCTAAAAAATATCAAATTTCACAAGATCAGCCTTAAAAAGTATCCAGTCTTTTCACTAAAAGATGAAGTCTTGGCAAACCCTGATCTAGGTGTTGTAATAAACGCTGCAAACGAGGTTGGAGTATTTAGCTTTTTAGAGAAAAAGTGCTCATTTTTGGATATCTCAAGGCTCATTTTGGGCTTGGCTAAGAAATTTAAGAGTCTTAAAATTTCAAGCGTAGATGAAATTTATGAAGTTGATAAAGAGGTTCGAGAATACGCAAAAAGGATGCTAAATGCAAAGGTATGA
- a CDS encoding uracil-xanthine permease family protein, with protein sequence MQRYEGYKFDLRQSLIGVQFLFVAFGALVLVPILTGLDANVALFTAGLGTLLFQLITRKNVPPIFLASSFAFIAPLQYGIEKWGIPVTMGGVIFAGFFYVALSLVVRFGGEKILHKILPPVVVGPVIMTIGLILAPNAVKMATSATETYTQNVAMMVAATSLIATIVVMMLGRGMFRLIPILLGIIAGYIVAYCFGMVDFSAIASAPWFRVPSFSAPKFELEAIIYMIPIAIAPAIEHIGDMLAISNVTKEDFLKNPGLKNTLLGDGLATSLAAAFGGPPNTTYSEVTGAVSLTKAYNPAIMTFAAITAIVLAFVGKLGAVLSTIPAPVIGGIMLLLFGIIASVGMETLIKNRVDLADPRNMIIVALIFIFAIGGMVLDLGAVKFSGIGLGAVTGIVLNLLLPKTKHYEGY encoded by the coding sequence ATGCAAAGGTATGAGGGGTATAAATTTGATCTTAGGCAAAGCTTGATCGGTGTGCAGTTTTTATTTGTCGCCTTTGGCGCGCTCGTGCTCGTGCCTATTCTTACGGGGCTTGATGCAAACGTAGCGCTCTTTACGGCTGGCCTTGGCACGCTGCTTTTTCAGCTAATAACTAGAAAAAATGTTCCGCCTATTTTTTTAGCAAGCTCGTTTGCCTTCATCGCTCCGCTTCAGTACGGCATCGAAAAATGGGGCATACCAGTGACCATGGGCGGCGTTATATTTGCTGGATTTTTCTACGTCGCACTAAGTCTTGTCGTTCGCTTTGGCGGAGAGAAAATTTTGCATAAAATTTTGCCTCCAGTTGTCGTTGGTCCAGTCATCATGACCATAGGTCTGATATTAGCTCCAAATGCCGTTAAGATGGCTACTTCAGCTACCGAAACCTACACTCAAAACGTAGCTATGATGGTAGCAGCCACCTCGCTTATAGCTACTATCGTTGTCATGATGCTAGGACGGGGGATGTTTAGGCTCATACCGATCCTGCTTGGCATCATCGCTGGCTACATCGTGGCTTACTGCTTTGGCATGGTTGATTTTAGCGCCATCGCAAGCGCCCCTTGGTTTAGAGTGCCAAGCTTTAGCGCACCAAAATTTGAACTTGAAGCGATCATCTATATGATACCTATCGCCATCGCCCCAGCGATCGAGCACATCGGCGATATGCTCGCTATATCAAACGTCACAAAAGAGGATTTTTTGAAAAATCCAGGTCTTAAAAACACCCTTTTAGGCGACGGTCTAGCCACCTCGCTAGCTGCTGCCTTTGGTGGTCCGCCAAACACCACCTACTCAGAGGTCACAGGCGCAGTTAGCCTTACTAAAGCGTATAATCCAGCAATCATGACCTTTGCAGCGATCACTGCTATCGTGCTAGCCTTCGTTGGCAAGCTTGGCGCGGTGCTCTCGACCATCCCAGCTCCAGTTATCGGCGGTATCATGCTGCTACTTTTTGGCATCATCGCAAGCGTTGGCATGGAGACACTTATAAAAAACAGAGTCGATCTTGCCGATCCTAGAAATATGATAATCGTAGCCCTCATCTTCATCTTTGCCATCGGCGGCATGGTGCTTGATCTTGGTGCGGTTAAATTTTCAGGTATCGGACTTGGCGCGGTTACTGGTATAGTTTTAAATTTGCTTTTGCCAAAAACAAAGCATTACGAAGGATATTAA